DNA from Deltaproteobacteria bacterium:
ACGCAGGATGCGCGCCGTCTCCTTCATCTCCACCATGAACGTGGACTCCCCGGCCGCCAGCGCGTCGGTGGCGCCGAAGCGGGTGAAGAGACGGTCCACGAGGCCCACGTGGGCCGCGTCCGCGGGCACGAAGCTGCCCATCTGCGCCAGGATCACCACCAGCGCCACCTGCCGCATGTAGGTGGACTTGCCCGCCATGTTGGGGCCGGTAAGGAGCTTGATCTGGGTGCTCTCCGGGTCCATCTCGCAGTCGTTGGGGACGAAGGCGCCGCGCCCCAGCACCGCCTCCACCACCGGGTGGCGGGCCGCGCGCAGGGAGAATCTCAGGCTGGAGTCCACCCGAGGGCGCACGAAATGCCGGCTTACGGCGGTCTCCGCCAGCGCCGCCAGGGCGTCCAGTCGGGCCAGCGCCAGGCTCGTCTCCTTGAGGACGGCGTAGTGCGCGGCAATGCGCTCGATGAGTTCCTGGAAGATCCGCGCCTCGATCTTGAGAATCTCCTCGTCGGAGCCCAGTACCCGGGCCTCGTAGTCCTTGAGTTCCGGGGTGATGAAGCGCTCGCCGTTGGCCAGGGTCTGCTTGCGCATGTAGTTGTCCGGCACGTGGGCCAGATTGGCCTTGGTGACCTCGATATAGTAGCCGAAGACCTTGTTGTAGCGCACCTTGAGGGACTGGATGCCGGTACGCCTGCGCTCCTGGTGCTGCAGGTCGGAGATCCACCCCTTGGCGTTGCTGCGAACGGCGGTGAGGGAGTCCAGCTCGGGGTCGAATCCCGGGCGCACGTAGCCACCGCTTCGCGTGGTGGCGGGCGGCTCGTCCACCAGCGCCCGCTGCACCAGGTCCACCACCTCCGGCACGGAGTCGAGTTCCGCCCGGAGCGCCGCCAGGAGCTCGCTGGCGCACCCCTGGAGGGGGTCGCCTACGCTGTCAAGGGCACGCAGCGTGTCCTTGACGGCCGCGAGGTCCCGCGGTCCGGCCGTGCGCGCGGCGACGCGGCCGGCCAGGCGCTCCAGGTCCTGGACCCCACGCAGGGCGTCGCGCAGGCCCCGGCGCCGATCGGGATCCTCCACCAGTTCCTCCACGGCGTCCTGGCGGCGCCGGATGCCGCGCTCGTCGAGCAACGGATACAGGATCCACTTGCGCAGCTCGCGCGCCCCCATGGCCGTACGCGGGGGCTCCAGCAAGCCCAGCAGCGAGCCCCGGCGGCTGCCGTCGAAGCTCTGCAGCAGCTCGAGGTTGGCTTGGGCATGTTCGTCGAGCATGAGGAAATGCGCGGCCCGGTAGGGCTCCAGCACCGTGAGCACCGGCACCGAGCCGGGCGAGCGGTCCTCCAGGTAGGCTCGGACCGCCGCAGCCGCGCGTACGCCCAGGGGCCATTCGTCGGACGGACCGCCGTGCAGACCGGCGCCCTCCAGCTTGCGCACCGCGGCGGCCCCGAACCACTCGTCCGGACCCGCCGTGCAGTGCACCCCGGCGTAGTCCTCGCGCAGGCGCCGGTGTGCATCGGAGCCGGCCTCGGGGATGAGCAGCTCGCGCGGCTGGATGCGCTCGAGCTCGTTGGCGAGGGCGGCATAACCCGCCATCTGCGTGAAGCGGAACTCGCCCGTGGTGATGTCGGTGAAGGCGAGCCCGTATTCGTCACGGGACGCCGTCACCGCCACGAGGTAGTTGTTGACCCCCGCGTCGAGCCCCTCGCCCTCCGTGAGTGTGCCGGGGCTGATGACCTTGATCACCTCCCGCCGCACCACCCCCTTGGCGAGCTTCGGGTCCTCGGTCTGCTCGC
Protein-coding regions in this window:
- the mutS gene encoding DNA mismatch repair protein MutS → MMERTRLTPMMHQYLEIKERHQDAILFFRLGDFYEMFFEDAERASKVLDIALTSRGRHDGAAVPLCGVPHHAATPYIGKLLSAGFKVAVCEQTEDPKLAKGVVRREVIKVISPGTLTEGEGLDAGVNNYLVAVTASRDEYGLAFTDITTGEFRFTQMAGYAALANELERIQPRELLIPEAGSDAHRRLREDYAGVHCTAGPDEWFGAAAVRKLEGAGLHGGPSDEWPLGVRAAAAVRAYLEDRSPGSVPVLTVLEPYRAAHFLMLDEHAQANLELLQSFDGSRRGSLLGLLEPPRTAMGARELRKWILYPLLDERGIRRRQDAVEELVEDPDRRRGLRDALRGVQDLERLAGRVAARTAGPRDLAAVKDTLRALDSVGDPLQGCASELLAALRAELDSVPEVVDLVQRALVDEPPATTRSGGYVRPGFDPELDSLTAVRSNAKGWISDLQHQERRRTGIQSLKVRYNKVFGYYIEVTKANLAHVPDNYMRKQTLANGERFITPELKDYEARVLGSDEEILKIEARIFQELIERIAAHYAVLKETSLALARLDALAALAETAVSRHFVRPRVDSSLRFSLRAARHPVVEAVLGRGAFVPNDCEMDPESTQIKLLTGPNMAGKSTYMRQVALVVILAQMGSFVPADAAHVGLVDRLFTRFGATDALAAGESTFMVEMKETARILRLATPRSLILLDEVGRGTSTFDGISIAWSLAEFLHESPHRPRTLFATHYHELTGLARTRERVKNFNFAVKEWQGEVIFLRTLKEGPASRSYGIQVAGLAGLPGSLITRAKEILKNLEGEELNAWGQPRLAGAEHATEGVQLSLYEPRDRDARLREKLQDIDVNGLTPLEALNLLEGLVTEARREG